One Candidatus Palauibacter australiensis DNA segment encodes these proteins:
- a CDS encoding protein-L-isoaspartate(D-aspartate) O-methyltransferase encodes MAAGRLTERDPAADYRRDRRRLVERLRDRGVSDLAVLHAFDSVPRHAFVPDVMRARAYEDVPLPIGRGQTISSPTIHALSLEYAEIRPGHRVLEVGTGAGFQTALLAALGAAVYSIERIASLYEAAARRLDRLGVDARLMHGDGSRGWPKHAPFQAIIVGAAAARPPEALFRQLADGGRLIVPVGTRRQELRRYTRRGDDFARETITGARFVPLIQDGPRGEGPE; translated from the coding sequence GTGGCGGCTGGGAGGTTGACGGAGCGGGACCCCGCGGCGGACTACCGGCGCGACCGCCGCCGCCTCGTGGAACGGCTCCGGGATCGGGGGGTGAGCGATCTGGCCGTCCTGCACGCGTTCGACAGCGTTCCGCGGCATGCGTTCGTACCCGACGTGATGCGGGCCCGCGCATACGAGGATGTGCCGCTCCCGATCGGCCGGGGACAGACGATTTCGAGCCCCACGATCCACGCCCTCAGTCTCGAATACGCCGAAATCCGCCCCGGTCATCGCGTCCTCGAGGTCGGGACGGGCGCGGGATTTCAAACGGCGCTCCTCGCGGCGCTCGGGGCGGCGGTGTACTCCATCGAGCGCATCGCCTCCCTGTACGAGGCCGCGGCACGCAGGCTGGATCGCCTCGGCGTGGACGCGCGTCTCATGCACGGGGACGGGAGCCGGGGCTGGCCGAAACACGCCCCCTTCCAGGCGATCATCGTGGGCGCGGCCGCCGCCCGCCCGCCCGAAGCGCTCTTCAGGCAGCTCGCCGACGGTGGCCGCCTGATCGTGCCCGTCGGTACGCGGCGGCAGGAACTGCGGCGCTACACGCGACGCGGCGACGACTTCGCGCGGGAGACGATCACCGGCGCCCGCTTCGTGCCGCTCATCCAGGATGGGCCGCGGGGCGAGGGCCCCGAATGA
- the surE gene encoding 5'/3'-nucleotidase SurE produces the protein MTEAEKPVLLCTNDDGVKSTGLALLARVAEPFGDVWTVAPDREQSATSHALSLFRPLRLTRLGPRRYMVDGTPTDCVLLALKEILETRPRFVLSGVNHGPNMGEDVLYSGTVAAAMEATILGVPAIAFSFTGSDDGVLETYEEMLGRIIAACLDRDSFPDETFFNVNLPDRPAGQVKGITVTALGRRVYHDSLRRIHDEEGTEYFKIGGGRSAWRGREDSDFRAVRAGFVSVTPLHLDLTNFELLNEVRSWRLGG, from the coding sequence GTGACCGAAGCGGAAAAACCCGTCCTCCTGTGCACGAACGACGACGGTGTGAAGTCGACCGGACTCGCGTTGCTCGCCCGCGTGGCCGAGCCGTTCGGCGACGTGTGGACGGTGGCGCCGGACCGGGAGCAGAGCGCCACGAGCCATGCGCTGTCGCTGTTCCGCCCGCTCCGGCTGACGCGGCTCGGACCGCGGCGTTACATGGTGGACGGGACGCCGACCGATTGCGTGCTCCTGGCCCTGAAGGAGATCCTCGAGACACGGCCCCGCTTCGTCCTCTCCGGCGTCAATCACGGCCCCAACATGGGGGAGGACGTGCTCTATTCCGGCACCGTGGCGGCGGCGATGGAGGCGACGATCCTCGGCGTGCCCGCGATCGCCTTCTCGTTCACGGGGAGCGACGACGGCGTTCTGGAAACCTACGAGGAGATGCTCGGCCGGATCATCGCCGCCTGCCTCGACCGGGATTCCTTTCCGGATGAGACGTTCTTCAACGTCAACCTTCCGGACCGGCCGGCCGGCCAGGTGAAGGGGATCACGGTGACGGCGCTCGGCCGTCGCGTGTACCACGACTCGCTCCGCCGGATTCACGATGAGGAAGGAACCGAGTACTTCAAGATCGGAGGGGGACGTTCGGCGTGGCGCGGCCGGGAGGACTCGGATTTCCGCGCCGTGCGCGCGGGCTTCGTCTCGGTGACGCCGCTCCACCTCGACCTGACGAATTTCGAACTGCTGAACGAGGTGAGGTCGTGGCGGCTGGGAGGTTGA
- a CDS encoding DUF368 domain-containing protein, whose amino-acid sequence MRPVRAWAGVYAKGLAMGLADLVPGVSGGTIAFISGIYDELVATIAGLDRRLLGAFREGGVRGVWQAGNLGFLAVLLAGIGTSVFAFAGLLHWLLANRPVELWAFFFGLVAASVPLVGRQVTDRRAGTWTLAAAGAVLAVVVTSLPPLVRSDAPLFLAAAAAVAACAMILPGISGAFILLILGAYAPVIAALNDLDAARIAAVGLGVVVGLLAFSRALRRLLAHHRNPTLAVLTGVLLGSLNALWPWKAQLRELYTHSDGRITWLLANRWPDGAGEMWPAAALALLGAAAVLAIDRIAVAHGPGRP is encoded by the coding sequence ATGAGGCCCGTGAGAGCCTGGGCCGGGGTGTACGCGAAGGGTCTCGCCATGGGGCTGGCGGATCTCGTGCCCGGGGTTTCCGGCGGGACGATCGCCTTCATCTCGGGCATCTACGACGAACTCGTCGCGACGATCGCCGGGCTCGACCGCCGCCTACTCGGAGCGTTCCGGGAAGGAGGGGTGCGCGGCGTCTGGCAGGCGGGCAACCTGGGCTTCCTCGCCGTCCTGCTCGCCGGCATCGGCACGAGCGTGTTCGCCTTCGCCGGGCTGCTGCACTGGCTGCTCGCGAACCGGCCCGTGGAGCTGTGGGCCTTCTTCTTCGGCCTCGTGGCGGCGTCGGTCCCGCTCGTCGGCCGGCAGGTCACGGATCGCCGGGCCGGCACCTGGACCCTTGCCGCCGCCGGGGCCGTGCTCGCCGTCGTCGTCACGTCGCTGCCCCCGCTCGTCCGCTCCGACGCGCCCCTCTTCCTCGCGGCGGCCGCGGCCGTGGCGGCGTGCGCCATGATCCTGCCCGGGATCTCCGGCGCCTTTATCCTGCTCATCCTGGGCGCGTACGCCCCCGTGATCGCCGCCCTCAACGACCTGGACGCCGCTCGGATCGCGGCCGTGGGCCTCGGGGTCGTCGTCGGCCTGCTCGCGTTCAGCCGCGCCCTGCGGCGCCTCCTCGCGCACCACCGGAACCCCACGCTGGCCGTCCTCACGGGGGTTCTTCTCGGCTCGCTCAACGCCTTGTGGCCGTGGAAGGCGCAACTCCGTGAGCTGTACACACACAGCGACGGCCGCATCACGTGGTTGCTGGCGAACCGCTGGCCCGACGGCGCGGGCGAGATGTGGCCGGCGGCGGCTCTCGCGCTCCTCGGGGCGGCGGCCGTCCTTGCGATCGACCGCATCGCCGTCGCGCACGGGCCCGGCCGCCCCTGA